A single Quadrisphaera setariae DNA region contains:
- a CDS encoding type II toxin-antitoxin system PemK/MazF family toxin, with amino-acid sequence MAKGILAQLLDLAKAVASAARSTPPPDARADRTADRTADRTADRTADQMPGRPAQRTAAPQRRSSSSPAEKPSERSRLRREPAPHPQTRDSTRRDGAAGDEVRGARYAPQADGLPDPGEVVWAWVPYEEDASRGKDRPVLVLDVSEDGDVLGLMLTSKDHAGPRTQGERDHDGRRWMDVGTGAWDSQRRPSEVRLDRVLHLPAEAVRREGAALPRDVFERVVAASRAQ; translated from the coding sequence GTGGCGAAGGGGATCCTGGCGCAGCTGCTCGACCTCGCGAAGGCCGTGGCCTCCGCGGCCAGGTCCACCCCGCCCCCCGACGCCCGTGCCGACCGGACCGCCGACCGGACCGCCGACCGGACCGCCGACCGGACCGCCGACCAGATGCCGGGGCGTCCCGCGCAGCGGACGGCGGCGCCGCAGCGCCGCTCGTCGTCCTCACCCGCCGAGAAGCCGTCGGAGCGCTCGCGCCTGCGGCGGGAGCCGGCCCCCCACCCCCAGACCCGCGACTCGACGCGCCGCGACGGGGCCGCCGGCGACGAGGTCCGCGGAGCCCGCTACGCGCCGCAGGCCGACGGCCTGCCCGACCCCGGCGAGGTCGTCTGGGCGTGGGTGCCCTACGAGGAGGACGCCTCCCGCGGCAAGGACCGGCCCGTGCTCGTCCTCGACGTCAGCGAGGACGGTGACGTGCTCGGCCTGATGCTCACGAGCAAGGACCACGCCGGGCCGCGCACCCAGGGCGAGCGCGACCACGACGGCCGCCGGTGGATGGACGTCGGCACCGGTGCGTGGGACTCCCAGCGCCGTCCCAGCGAGGTGCGCCTCGACAGGGTGCTCCACCTGCCCGCCGAGGCCGTGCGCCGGGAGGGCGCGGCGCTGCCCCGCGACGTGTTCGAGCGCGTCGTCGCCGCGTCACGCGCCCAGTAG
- the arfA gene encoding arabinosylfuranosidase ArfA, with protein MPRARISLDAAYTTAPVPHRLFGSFVEHMGRCVYTGIFEPDHPSADADGLRSDVLELVREIGPTVVRYPGGNFVSGYDWEDGVGPVEERPRRIDRAWRTVETNAFGLDEFSRWADKAGTEIMYAVNLGTRGLQEACDVLEYANHPSGTKFSDLRRSHGRQDPYGIKLWCLGNEMDGPWQTGHKTAHEYARLAGETARAMRQVDPTIELVACGSSSRSMPTFGEWERIVLEETYEDVQMISAHAYYEESETTPLADFLASAVDMDVFIDSVAATADAVGAKLKSRKKIGISFDEWNVWNQTAWNSSERAKGRTAWDVAPRVIEDEYTVQDAVVVGTLLNSLLRHGDRVLVGCQAQLVNVIGLLRSEAGGPAWKQTIALPFEQVRRRSLGGHVLDVRTTSDRYETGKYGDVDLVDASAVLHHDDDGGLARVTLFLANRSLEESAETTVALGGFAGDLAVGDALVLAAADGQDRYTSNTESSPTAVGLRPLASAGGSAALEAGERGAQTARITLPALSWAVVELVPASSAVR; from the coding sequence GTGCCTCGCGCCCGCATCTCCCTGGACGCCGCCTACACGACGGCACCCGTGCCGCACCGCCTCTTCGGCTCCTTCGTCGAGCACATGGGCCGCTGCGTCTACACGGGGATCTTCGAGCCCGACCACCCGAGCGCCGACGCCGACGGGCTCCGCTCGGACGTGCTCGAGCTGGTCCGCGAGATCGGCCCCACCGTCGTCCGCTACCCCGGCGGCAACTTCGTCTCCGGGTACGACTGGGAGGACGGCGTCGGCCCCGTCGAGGAGCGCCCGCGCCGCATCGACAGGGCGTGGCGCACGGTGGAGACCAACGCCTTCGGCCTGGACGAGTTCTCCCGCTGGGCCGACAAGGCCGGTACGGAGATCATGTACGCCGTCAACCTCGGCACCCGCGGCCTGCAGGAGGCCTGCGACGTCCTCGAGTACGCCAACCACCCCTCGGGCACCAAGTTCTCCGACCTGCGCCGCTCCCACGGCCGGCAGGACCCGTACGGCATCAAGCTGTGGTGCCTGGGCAACGAGATGGACGGCCCCTGGCAGACCGGCCACAAGACCGCCCACGAGTACGCGCGCCTCGCCGGGGAGACCGCCCGAGCCATGCGCCAGGTCGACCCGACCATCGAGCTGGTGGCCTGCGGCTCCTCCTCCCGCTCCATGCCGACGTTCGGCGAGTGGGAGCGGATCGTCCTGGAGGAGACCTACGAGGACGTCCAGATGATCAGCGCCCACGCCTACTACGAGGAGTCGGAGACCACGCCCCTGGCGGACTTCCTCGCCTCCGCCGTCGACATGGACGTCTTCATCGACTCCGTGGCCGCCACCGCCGACGCCGTGGGCGCCAAGCTGAAGAGCCGCAAGAAGATCGGCATCAGCTTCGACGAGTGGAACGTCTGGAACCAGACCGCCTGGAACTCCTCCGAGCGCGCCAAGGGCCGCACCGCGTGGGACGTCGCCCCCCGCGTCATCGAGGACGAGTACACCGTCCAGGACGCCGTGGTCGTCGGCACGCTCCTCAACTCCCTGCTGCGCCACGGCGACCGCGTGCTCGTCGGCTGCCAGGCCCAGCTGGTCAACGTCATCGGCCTGCTGCGCTCCGAGGCGGGCGGGCCGGCGTGGAAGCAGACCATCGCGCTGCCCTTCGAGCAGGTGCGCCGCCGCTCCCTGGGGGGCCACGTGCTCGACGTGCGCACCACCAGCGACCGGTACGAGACGGGCAAGTACGGCGACGTCGACCTCGTCGACGCCTCCGCGGTCCTCCACCACGACGACGACGGCGGGCTCGCCCGCGTCACGCTCTTCCTCGCCAACCGCTCGCTGGAGGAGTCCGCCGAGACCACGGTCGCCCTGGGCGGCTTCGCCGGGGACCTCGCCGTCGGCGACGCGCTGGTGCTCGCCGCAGCCGACGGGCAGGACAGGTACACCTCCAACACCGAGTCCTCGCCCACCGCCGTGGGCCTGCGTCCGCTGGCCTCCGCCGGCGGCTCGGCCGCCCTCGAGGCGGGGGAGCGGGGTGCGCAGACCGCGCGGATCACCCTGCCCGCCCTGTCCTGGGCCGTCGTCGAGCTGGTGCCCGCCTCCTCGGCGGTGCGCTGA